The genomic DNA TCATGATGCGCTCCCAGTCCCGTCCCCGCCTTCGCGATGCATACCCTCCTCACGCCCGTGTCCATCGGCGAACTCGTCGACAAGATCACCATCCTCGAGCTCAAGGCCGAGCGCATCGACGACGAGGCCAAGCGCCGCAACGTGCGCGCCGAACTCGATGGGCTGGTGCCGCTGTGGGACGCGCAGCAATCGCGGCAGCCGGTGCTCGGCGAACTGAAGGCCCGGCTGCATGCGATCAACGCCCGCATGTGGGAGATCCAGGACGCGCTGCGCGAGTGCGAAGCCGCGCAGCGTTTCGACGACCGCTTCATCCAGCTTGCGCGCAGCGTCTACGCCACCAACGGCGAACGGGTGCAGGTCAAGAACGAGATCAACCGCGTCGCCGGCTCGGCCCTGGTCGAGGAAAAGCAGTACCAGGGCGAGTAGGCCGCGAGCGGTCGCGCGACGTGCGGTGCCTCAGGGCAGTTGCCGATCCGCCACCCGCATGCCGCCGGGTGTCGACACCACATCCAGCAGCGCGGCGGTTTCCGCATCCGGCTCGCCGGCGATGTCGGCCGGGCGGTACTTCATCTGGAACGTGCTGATCACGTCGCGCGTCGGGGCGTCGAGCTCGCCACTGTTCGGTACCCGGTAACCCACCGCCGCCAGCCGCTGCTGGAACCAGTCGATGTCCGGCACCGGCTGCACGCGGGAATCGGCCAGCCGTTGCGCCAGCTGCCGCGGGTCAGGCCACGGCACGAGGCCGGCGTCGGCCAGCTGTTTCCAAGGGAACATCGGGCCCGGATCCTGCTTGCGTCCCGGCGCGATGTCGGCATGGCCGAGCACCCGCGACGGGGCGATGTCGTGGCGGGCGACGATGTCGCGCACCAGCGTGATCACCGCATCCACCTGCGCCTGGGGGAAGGGCGCGTAGACCCGGCCATCAGGCGTGTCCACCCAGCCCGGATTGACGATCTCGATGCCGATCGACGATGCATTGAGTGCGGTCGCACCGTTCCAGTAGCTCTCGCCCGCGTGCCGCGCCATCCGTTCTTCCGGTACCAGCCGGTAGATGCGCACCGGATCGTTGCGCACCAGGTAGTGCGCCGACACGCCGCGCTCGTGGCCGGTCAGGATGTCGAGTGATTCCTCGAAGTCGGCGACCGTGTAGTGCAGCACCAGGTGCTGTACGCGGCTGGCCTGCACCGCGGCCGGATGGCTGTCGTCGATGCGCAGCGTGCCGCCGGCGCAGGCGGCAAGCAGCAATGGCAGCACAAGGGCCGGAAGGATGTACTGCGTGCGCATGGCGACACCGGGGATGCGGCAGCGCAGGGTAGCCCACGTCCGCGGGCATGGCCCAGCGCCCAACTGTTGCATGACAGCAGCTCTTCCCGCGGGGCTCCTCCACACTGTCGCCCCGGCCGCAACCGCATCATCGCCGCGGCGTCGCCACTGCATCGAGGACCTGCCATGACCCCATCCGACGAAACACCTGCCACCCGGGAGCGCTTCGCGCACGTGCTGTGGCCGGTGTTCCTGCCGTCGGCCGGTCTGGTGATCGCACTGGTGCTGCTCTCCTTCGTCATCCCCACGCGCATGGAGGCCGTGTTCCAGGGCGCGCAGGACTGGGTGGCCAACGATGCCGGCTGGTTCACCATCGCCGCGGTCGCGGGCTTCCTGGTGTTCGTGATCGCGCTTGGGATCAGCGGCTTCGGCACGCTGCGGCTCGGCCCGGAACACAGCCGGCCGGACTACAGCTACCGCACCTGGTTCGCGATGCTGTTCGCCGCGGGGATGGGCATCGGCCTCATGTTCTTCGGGGTGGCCGAGCCGATCATGCATTACGCCGATCCGCCGGTCGGCGACGAGCGCACCATCGCCGCGGCACGCAGTGCGATGCGCATCACCTTCTTCCATTGGGGCATCCACGCGTGGGCGGTCTATGCGGTGGTCGCGCTGTCGCTGGCCTATTTCGCCTACCGCCATGGCCTGCCGCTGCGCATCCGCTCGGCGCTGTACCCCATCATCGGCGAACGCATCCACGGGCCCATCGGCCACGCGGTCGACACCTTCGCCGTACTCGGCACGATGTGCGGCTTGGCGACCTCGCTCGGCTTCGGCGTCATCCAGATCAACTCCGGCCTGGCCTACCTGTTCGGGATGGAGGTCAACGTGGTGATGCAGGTCGTACTGATCGCGGTGATCACGCTCATTGCGACGGTCTCGGTGATGACCGGACTCGACCGCGGCGTGCGCCGGCTGTCGGAACTCAACATGCTGATGGCGGTGACGCTGCTTGCATTCGTGCTGCTGGCAGGGCCGACCGTGCACCTGCTGCAGGCGTACGTGCAGAACACCGGCATGTACATCTCCAACCTGTTCGCGATGACGTTCAACCTCTATGCCTACGAGCCCACCAGCTGGATCGGCGGCTGGACCCTGTTCTACTGGGGCTGGTGGATCGCCTGGTCGCCGTTCGTGGGGATGTTCATCGCGCGCATCTCGCGCGGGCGAACGGTGCGCGAGTTCGTACTCGGCGTGCTGCTGGTGCCGCTGGGGTTCACCTTCCTGTGGATGACCATCTACGGCAACACCGCGCTGCACCTGGTGATCGTCGAGGGCGTCACGGATCTGGCCAACGCGGTGCAGGCGGATACCTCGGTCGCCCTGTTCCGCTTCCTGGAGGAATTCCCGCTGGCGTCGCTGACGTCCGGCCTCGCGGTGCTGATCGTGGTGGTGTTCTTCGTGACATCGGCCGACTCGGGCTCACTGGTGATCGACATGCTGACCAGCCGCGGCGAGGAGCAGTCCCCGACGTGGCAGCGCGTGTTCTGGGCATTGCTGGTCGGGGCGGTGGCGATCGCGCTGCTGATCGCCGGCGGACTGGCGGCGTTGCAGTCCGCTGCGATCGCCAGCGCCCTGCCCTTCACCGTGGTGATGATTCTGATGTGCTGGGGCCTGCTGCGGGCGATGCAGTTGGAGATGGTGAAGCAGCGCAGCACCCGCGACGCCCGGCTGCTGCCGGCGGGCCTGGGCGGCGAGAACTGGAAGGCGCGCCTGCAGGCGCTGGTGCGCCACCCCACCCTGGCCGAGGTGCGCGCCTTCATCGATTCACAGGTACGCCCGGCGATGGAGGAAGTCGCGCAGGAACTGCGCCGGCAGGGCCTCGATGCCCGCGTGGAAACCGGTGACGACGGCCGCGTCTGGGTGGAAGTCGG from Luteimonas sp. YGD11-2 includes the following:
- a CDS encoding DUF6165 family protein yields the protein MHTLLTPVSIGELVDKITILELKAERIDDEAKRRNVRAELDGLVPLWDAQQSRQPVLGELKARLHAINARMWEIQDALRECEAAQRFDDRFIQLARSVYATNGERVQVKNEINRVAGSALVEEKQYQGE
- a CDS encoding N-acetylmuramoyl-L-alanine amidase, whose product is MRTQYILPALVLPLLLAACAGGTLRIDDSHPAAVQASRVQHLVLHYTVADFEESLDILTGHERGVSAHYLVRNDPVRIYRLVPEERMARHAGESYWNGATALNASSIGIEIVNPGWVDTPDGRVYAPFPQAQVDAVITLVRDIVARHDIAPSRVLGHADIAPGRKQDPGPMFPWKQLADAGLVPWPDPRQLAQRLADSRVQPVPDIDWFQQRLAAVGYRVPNSGELDAPTRDVISTFQMKYRPADIAGEPDAETAALLDVVSTPGGMRVADRQLP
- the betT gene encoding choline BCCT transporter BetT; its protein translation is MTPSDETPATRERFAHVLWPVFLPSAGLVIALVLLSFVIPTRMEAVFQGAQDWVANDAGWFTIAAVAGFLVFVIALGISGFGTLRLGPEHSRPDYSYRTWFAMLFAAGMGIGLMFFGVAEPIMHYADPPVGDERTIAAARSAMRITFFHWGIHAWAVYAVVALSLAYFAYRHGLPLRIRSALYPIIGERIHGPIGHAVDTFAVLGTMCGLATSLGFGVIQINSGLAYLFGMEVNVVMQVVLIAVITLIATVSVMTGLDRGVRRLSELNMLMAVTLLAFVLLAGPTVHLLQAYVQNTGMYISNLFAMTFNLYAYEPTSWIGGWTLFYWGWWIAWSPFVGMFIARISRGRTVREFVLGVLLVPLGFTFLWMTIYGNTALHLVIVEGVTDLANAVQADTSVALFRFLEEFPLASLTSGLAVLIVVVFFVTSADSGSLVIDMLTSRGEEQSPTWQRVFWALLVGAVAIALLIAGGLAALQSAAIASALPFTVVMILMCWGLLRAMQLEMVKQRSTRDARLLPAGLGGENWKARLQALVRHPTLAEVRAFIDSQVRPAMEEVAQELRRQGLDARVETGDDGRVWVEVGHGEEMDFFYSVRPQAYEPPSFILSDPRRQQRDTDDVDYRAEVHLREGGQGYDVMGWRREALIHDVLDQYQRHLHFLQLVR